A window of Bactrocera dorsalis isolate Fly_Bdor chromosome 4, ASM2337382v1, whole genome shotgun sequence genomic DNA:
AAATCTTGGAATTGTTAACAGTCGGCACTGGGGTTCTCATATTCGATATGAAAAGATTTGAAAAGTTATGACCCACCATTTTTAGATGAGAGGTGCCACACCTTAAAGGCTCTATGTTTTCAAAGTAATGAATGATCCAACAGGTCACATACAGCTCTATCTGACCATCTTTACAATAAAATGTATTGCTTCTGGCCTGTTCTTCTTCTGTTCTCGCATAaacaccacttacgcggttttagccgagttaacaatagcacgccagtcgtttcttcttttcgcaatgtggcgtcaattagagattccaagcgaagccaggtccttctccacctggtctttccaacggagtggagatcttcgtCTTCCTATGCTTCCTTTGGCGAGTCTTTTCCGATGCtgttgtttaattttcattgagggCGTTTTTTACATAGCGGATCTTAAACCCAGCCCACAACCCTGGGGAAGGCTTGATTCGCATTCTCTCTTTAGCTTGCCTACAGACGGATGTTCTTTGACTACCCGGAGGATGCCAAGAcgggaagtcgtgagctgcttgagccatatgtgaaagaatcgtttctggccactcccaagtgaatgtcAATCAGAACTTTACTCACTTGCATTAACTTCTATACATAACACTCCATCCTCCCTTCCCTTCTATCCTTTTACTTTAGTAAGATGACGCCCATATATAGTGGACGGGCGGtctttcttcttctgtactggcgtagacaccgcttacgcgattatggccgagtcaacaacagcgcgccagtcgtttcttctcttcgctacgtggcgccaattggatactccaagcgaagccaggtccttctccacttgactGGAGGTCTTCCTCCTCCTCTGTCCCGCGGCgggcactgcgtcgaatattttcaaagctggagtattttcatccatccgtacaacatgaccaaGCCAGCGGAGGATGGAGttttgtgtagaagttcacgcaagtgaggaaagttctctgatcgccattcacttgggagtggccaaaaacgatttttttacatatgactcaagcagctcacgacttccggtctttgaccaagtattcactgggtagcctaagaacatccgtttgaaggcgagctaaagtgagaaggcgaaatattccctacttagggttgtgcgctgggtttgggacccgccacgtaaaaaaacacccccaatgaaaggacGGGCGGTCAGACATTTCATTCATCATCCTTGACCTCGTCTCATCTTCCTGGTCAGTTGGATCAGcaccattatatgtatatatgtatgtacatcaggGTTAGTTTTATGtgctataaataaaatttatataatcaaaactattatattttgGGGGGGATGCAACAAATTGTGAAAgtgaatattttcctttttcgacattagtaatataattttaatgaaaactaaCGATTTAGTTAAGATAAatctttttattaatattaccaacaaactaaaaaataacgGAGAAGTCACTGCAACATTGTTTACTATTTCTTTATTGTCTAAGTGAATTGATTATTTACGTTTGTGGAACAGTTTCAGTACAGTTCAACTTTATTCACAATTTTAGTAATCAGCGTTTCAAAAGCTTCCTCGATCATGCTTATATATTGTTGTGTATCCTTGaagcatttttgttttgtatttgatGTAAGTTGCATTTGAGTTGAGTTAATACCTAAAGTTCCCTGTGAATGCAAACTCTTGCCAGTTAACATCAAAATATTAATACAGTCATCAACTAAAATTGGGAAAGCTTCCGCGAATCGTATAAGGGCCGGAAGAATGTTGCTTAAAAATTTGCACTTAGCATGTGTGGAAAGTAGAGATAAGGAAGATTGGACTGTGTTAATACAGAATTTTGAGACACTCAAACTTTTGGGTATAGCGTACTTAAGAACGAGATGTGATGCTAAATCgattgtaaaaatttgtttatccaTTTCCGGCATACTGAGAAATTCATGCAAAAaatctatacatatatgcattgaAGGTACTCCCATTACCATCATTGGTATAACTTCTCGTGGATATGTTTGGAAGTGAACTAGTTTAGCTAAGGAAGGCTCGGATATGAAAGCCTGATGTATAAATGAGCATATTATGCCTTGAGTTTCTCGTAACGAAAACGTTGCTACCGTgtcttttgcatttttgttcATGTCTGCTAAAACCTCCAAAAGTATATGCACAGCTGCGCTCTCCTGAGATGCAATTAATGCTGTCTTCAATTCATCACGATCACTATCACTTTGTAACTGACCATTTTTATCTAATATCTGTTTAGATTGCATTTGTATGTTGAGAAAAGCTTTAGATGCGGCCAAACTTCCTTGAAGTATTCGAAGCAGTATCATTAACGTGTAAGGAGAGTAAAACACATGTTTACCGCACCTGAAATATGTAAATCGTATATTTCTTTTCTTCgtagtaaaaaaaagaaatagttaTATAAATAGTTTTAGACATACCTTAGAACCTGTAATGGATCCAATAAATCTtcattaacatatgtacatcttgTAGCACCAGTATCCGTATTCATTACAGAATTTAAAGACATTTTCCAAAAACTAGTAGGTAAAACCGAATTAAGTCGTAACCATATATCCTTATAGAGTTCTTGAATAATTCGTGGAACGTTTTTCTGAAAAACTTTCGACATGTTTTCAACTATTAAATCTGTATATTGCGTAAGATCTTCAGCAGGCAGCTTTAAAAGGACTTTAAAAACCCGTATTGCTATTGCCGGTTTCGTACTTATTTTATCAAGTGCCTTAATAACAAGAGCACGTTCAATTTGTTTATTCACCATGAGGCTTGGTGATACTGGATTTGATACATAGTGCTCCTCCATCCAATCGTCAACCATGCTCAAATGAGGATAGTTGGAGATAATTAAGCGAAGTAATGGATGAAATAGACCAGCGTAATCATTTTGATATTGTTCCGCTTTCTGCAACAAATACTTCATTGGCAGTTCTGCCAGGAAATTATTggtatattcttttatttttcttccggCGGTAGACTGATTGTGTGTATTAGAAAGACGAGTCTCTTCATAAAGAACCAAATAATATAGTATAAGTAGTTGAGCcgttaaattacattttacttCAATGCCCATTATTTCCTCCAATTCTGCGgatgtggcgccaattgcaaTAGTTTGGGTGGCTCCAAAGAAGTTTCTGTTATCAATAGTAGTAGCTTTCgatgatttaaaaatatgtaaaatttcggTTTCAGAGAATGGTTTATGCATGTGATCAACATTGACTTTCCCCAACGGATTCGGTACTATTAACGAATTGACATAAACTTCTATTAAAGCTGGCATTACAGGATGAACTGGTCGCACAGAATTACAGATTTGCTTGTAAATCCATAGTTTAATAGGAActttatgctttaaaaatgcTCGAGATTTCAATAATTGATGTATACAATGTACCGAAAGATAACcggaaatatttgcatttaaattggGTGTTACAGGCACGCGAACTGCATGAGATGCGACCACTTGTTCAGTAAATAGATCTTGTGTGAAAACTTGTTTTATACGATTTGTACTATTTGGACGAATAGGAATTTTCATGGCTAAAGTAGAACAAACTAACTCGCTGATGGCAGTTATTTGATTGCTATGGAAATGTATTGCGAGCAAGAGCAACATTTCACCCAGAGATGCAGAGGTGTCTGACTTTCTGCCAAAAAATTTATCTTCCTTTATAAGCCATTGTAGCCATTCAACTGATTTATTTTCAAGAGCTGTTGTTGATACAAGAGATGGACACGCAATAAGCATACAAAGGGCCAATGAGACGAACCGAAGTCCAGATTGTGTTGGTTGTGGCCGGCTAGTAACTAGTTGAGTTAACATATTGACTTCGTCATCATTAAATCtaaacgtaaaaataaaaaacagaaataaattattaaacaaggctttcaaatttttatttaatatatgtatgtacatctaaaAAGCTCTCTGATttaagtcatcgaaaatttacTATACAATACTCGACCGTTTTGCGCACGTTACATTCCAAATATGTGGAGCACTGCATTAGCCTCATGTAGCATCTCACTAGGAAGGACAAATAGATGCCCTCAGGTTTAAATGATCCGAAATCACACTATGTGATATTATTCAAAGAAGTCTCATCTTGGTTAAAAGATGGTGCGGCTTAACATTAACCCAAAACGGCTATAATTCAGTTCACGAGACGAGATTTGTTCTATCTATAGGAGCCTTGGTACTAGACTCTAAAATGACATGGAAAAAGGAAATGGACTCAAATATTGTAAAATCCACCAAAGCGTTGAATATGTGCCAACGTTTAGCTGGTAGAACCTGGGTTGCAACTTGCCTGAAGTACGCTACGATAGTCTGACCAATGGCCACATATTGAGCGGCTTCTTGGATGTCAATGGTCTCAATAACAACTGTTGATAAACGGCTGACGAAAGTTGTCATGTGCACGTACACAATCGCAGCACTAAAGTTGATTCTGCTCCTCGCTGCACTATACatcgttttgaaaataaatacagatgATGTACACATGGAA
This region includes:
- the LOC105233351 gene encoding integrator complex subunit 2, producing the protein MANITSRVFAAMQNLDIAALSTYPSHEIRPVLPSLVRMSLLSPLDNTESSMESRKQILAVLIGIEVVNSIVSYLQVNYHELEQELKKELQARQKSVYFEGQQHEFGLQTGIALGFERADVTRKVRVVLSEIFNIQWQLSDQKTFLQSEILDDGIYLEEVVDILCIALAELPSLLNILELADALVHVQNGQRIICALVANFPDCYRDVVTHIILNCDEESNEGKLKLSLLMALNEMNPSQALPTRSICVEILKVPSFMLKLCLKFPEDLVAFLTGMLLGNDQNVRTWFAIYIRSSQKRKSDALNLVRVELLQQLQKNVQKSLNPGNGEDYTVQGVVLMRLYCALRGIAGLKFNDDEVNMLTQLVTSRPQPTQSGLRFVSLALCMLIACPSLVSTTALENKSVEWLQWLIKEDKFFGRKSDTSASLGEMLLLLAIHFHSNQITAISELVCSTLAMKIPIRPNSTNRIKQVFTQDLFTEQVVASHAVRVPVTPNLNANISGYLSVHCIHQLLKSRAFLKHKVPIKLWIYKQICNSVRPVHPVMPALIEVYVNSLIVPNPLGKVNVDHMHKPFSETEILHIFKSSKATTIDNRNFFGATQTIAIGATSAELEEIMGIEVKCNLTAQLLILYYLVLYEETRLSNTHNQSTAGRKIKEYTNNFLAELPMKYLLQKAEQYQNDYAGLFHPLLRLIISNYPHLSMVDDWMEEHYVSNPVSPSLMVNKQIERALVIKALDKISTKPAIAIRVFKVLLKLPAEDLTQYTDLIVENMSKVFQKNVPRIIQELYKDIWLRLNSVLPTSFWKMSLNSVMNTDTGATRCTYVNEDLLDPLQVLRCGKHVFYSPYTLMILLRILQGSLAASKAFLNIQMQSKQILDKNGQLQSDSDRDELKTALIASQESAAVHILLEVLADMNKNAKDTVATFSLRETQGIICSFIHQAFISEPSLAKLVHFQTYPREVIPMMVMGVPSMHICIDFLHEFLSMPEMDKQIFTIDLASHLVLKYAIPKSLSVSKFCINTVQSSLSLLSTHAKCKFLSNILPALIRFAEAFPILVDDCINILMLTGKSLHSQGTLGINSTQMQLTSNTKQKCFKDTQQYISMIEEAFETLITKIVNKVELY